One window from the genome of Drosophila albomicans strain 15112-1751.03 chromosome 2L, ASM965048v2, whole genome shotgun sequence encodes:
- the LOC117566068 gene encoding uncharacterized protein LOC117566068 isoform X2 gives MIINTSKVGLLRATRLPWSMQYIKKYTAIQQFHTSINVLNYAVTAPAPALPLPNNVDAAETTRFSPQRSRDISDNIMVISHSPISMIDITTDNTMMNSTWRGASTVQDLHVQSYDCFGAVSLNAVMQSNVPSPFGGMHKFSHLNMPGGQWSQEYKFTSQNMHSSHYRALRESTRADWVAYDQNATVGVYGGQGSRRFYSTQASSPPPKVPPTTATTAIETQTPQQQSGEALSKKDQLKRAFKDYGATIVAFHVGISLISLGGFYMLISSGVNMMPMLEFLGIESSAIIEKVAVGSTFVTAYAIHKVFAPLRISITLGSTPFIVRFLRARGFMKPKK, from the exons ATGATTATTAATACAAGTAAAGTGGGTTTGCTGCGTGCCACTCGTCTACCTTGGAGCATGCAGTACATTAAAAAGTACACAG CTATTCAACAATTTCACACAAGCATCAATGTGCTTAACTACGCAGTGACTGCCCCCGCTCCCGCACTTCCTTTACCAAATAATGTGGATGCTGCGGAGACGACACGCTTCTCCCCCCAGCGCTCAAGGGACATCTCGGACAATATCATGGTCATATCGCACTCGCCCATCTCAATGATTGACATCACTACAGATAACACAATGATGAATAGTACATGGCGCGGCGCTTCAACAGTGCAGGACTTGCATGTGCAATCGTATGATTGCTTTGGTGCTGTCAGCCTGAATGCGGTTATGCAAAGCAATGTGCCATCTCCCTTCGGTGGCATGCACAAGTTCTCGCATTTGAACATGCCGGGTGGCCAGTGGTCGCAGGAGTATAAGTTCACGTCACAGAATATGCACAGCTCGCATTATCGAGCACTGCGCGAAAGCACACGAGCTGATTGGGTGGCCTACGACCAGAATGCCACAGTCGGGGTGTACGGCGGCCAAG GTTCACGTCGATTCTACAGCACACAGGCAAGTAGTCCGCCACCAAAGGTTccaccaacaacagcgacaacagccaTAGAAACACAGACACCTCAACAGCAGAGTGGCGAGGCATTAAGCAAAAAGGATCAATTGAAAAGAGCTTTTAAAGATTATGGTGCTACGATTGTGGCATTTCATGTAGGTATCTCGCTGATATCATTAGGTGGCTTCTACATGCTCATCTCCAG CGGAGTGAACATGATGCCCATGTTGGAATTCCTTGGCATTGAGTCCAGTGCAATAATAGAGAAAGTGGCTGTCGGCAGCACCTTTGTTACGGCCTATGCCATCCACAAAGTATTTGCTCCACTTCGCATAAGCATCACACTTGGCTCAACACCGTTCATTGTGCGCTTTTTGCGCGCCAGGGGATTtatgaaaccaaaaaaataa
- the LOC117566068 gene encoding uncharacterized protein LOC117566068 isoform X1 produces MIINTSKVGLLRATRLPWSMQYIKKYTAIQQFHTSINVLNYAVTAPAPALPLPNNVDAAETTRFSPQRSRDISDNIMVISHSPISMIDITTDNTMMNSTWRGASTVQDLHVQSYDCFGAVSLNAVMQSNVPSPFGGMHKFSHLNMPGGQWSQEYKFTSQNMHSSHYRALRESTRADWVAYDQNATVGVYGGQACSHTAGSRRFYSTQASSPPPKVPPTTATTAIETQTPQQQSGEALSKKDQLKRAFKDYGATIVAFHVGISLISLGGFYMLISSGVNMMPMLEFLGIESSAIIEKVAVGSTFVTAYAIHKVFAPLRISITLGSTPFIVRFLRARGFMKPKK; encoded by the exons ATGATTATTAATACAAGTAAAGTGGGTTTGCTGCGTGCCACTCGTCTACCTTGGAGCATGCAGTACATTAAAAAGTACACAG CTATTCAACAATTTCACACAAGCATCAATGTGCTTAACTACGCAGTGACTGCCCCCGCTCCCGCACTTCCTTTACCAAATAATGTGGATGCTGCGGAGACGACACGCTTCTCCCCCCAGCGCTCAAGGGACATCTCGGACAATATCATGGTCATATCGCACTCGCCCATCTCAATGATTGACATCACTACAGATAACACAATGATGAATAGTACATGGCGCGGCGCTTCAACAGTGCAGGACTTGCATGTGCAATCGTATGATTGCTTTGGTGCTGTCAGCCTGAATGCGGTTATGCAAAGCAATGTGCCATCTCCCTTCGGTGGCATGCACAAGTTCTCGCATTTGAACATGCCGGGTGGCCAGTGGTCGCAGGAGTATAAGTTCACGTCACAGAATATGCACAGCTCGCATTATCGAGCACTGCGCGAAAGCACACGAGCTGATTGGGTGGCCTACGACCAGAATGCCACAGTCGGGGTGTACGGCGGCCAAG CCTGCTCACATACTGCAGGTTCACGTCGATTCTACAGCACACAGGCAAGTAGTCCGCCACCAAAGGTTccaccaacaacagcgacaacagccaTAGAAACACAGACACCTCAACAGCAGAGTGGCGAGGCATTAAGCAAAAAGGATCAATTGAAAAGAGCTTTTAAAGATTATGGTGCTACGATTGTGGCATTTCATGTAGGTATCTCGCTGATATCATTAGGTGGCTTCTACATGCTCATCTCCAG CGGAGTGAACATGATGCCCATGTTGGAATTCCTTGGCATTGAGTCCAGTGCAATAATAGAGAAAGTGGCTGTCGGCAGCACCTTTGTTACGGCCTATGCCATCCACAAAGTATTTGCTCCACTTCGCATAAGCATCACACTTGGCTCAACACCGTTCATTGTGCGCTTTTTGCGCGCCAGGGGATTtatgaaaccaaaaaaataa
- the LOC117566068 gene encoding uncharacterized protein LOC117566068 isoform X3, which yields MIINTSKVGLLRATRLPWSMQYIKKYTAIQQFHTSINVLNYAVTAPAPALPLPNNVDAAETTRFSPQRSRDISDNIMVISHSPISMIDITTDNTMMNSTWRGASTVQDLHVQSYDCFGAVSLNAVMQSNVPSPFGGMHKFSHLNMPGGQWSQEYKFTSQNMHSSHYRALRESTRADWVAYDQNATVGVYGGQAE from the exons ATGATTATTAATACAAGTAAAGTGGGTTTGCTGCGTGCCACTCGTCTACCTTGGAGCATGCAGTACATTAAAAAGTACACAG CTATTCAACAATTTCACACAAGCATCAATGTGCTTAACTACGCAGTGACTGCCCCCGCTCCCGCACTTCCTTTACCAAATAATGTGGATGCTGCGGAGACGACACGCTTCTCCCCCCAGCGCTCAAGGGACATCTCGGACAATATCATGGTCATATCGCACTCGCCCATCTCAATGATTGACATCACTACAGATAACACAATGATGAATAGTACATGGCGCGGCGCTTCAACAGTGCAGGACTTGCATGTGCAATCGTATGATTGCTTTGGTGCTGTCAGCCTGAATGCGGTTATGCAAAGCAATGTGCCATCTCCCTTCGGTGGCATGCACAAGTTCTCGCATTTGAACATGCCGGGTGGCCAGTGGTCGCAGGAGTATAAGTTCACGTCACAGAATATGCACAGCTCGCATTATCGAGCACTGCGCGAAAGCACACGAGCTGATTGGGTGGCCTACGACCAGAATGCCACAGTCGGGGTGTACGGCGGCCAAG CGGAGTGA
- the LOC117566067 gene encoding guanine nucleotide-binding protein subunit alpha homolog isoform X1 → MSRITLTTLSHSGGLSSSSSNNNGNNDTRSGTLTHLMEEHQQQTGTRAGMSGRGSSDSPVAGGLLSDGADRLRRQGSRLQTSRFACMRCCGNFLTYLVRLRSTPEELEQRYKSKEIDRFLEKEKHTFRRQVKLLLLGAGESGKSTFLKQMRIIHGVNFEPELLREYQHVIYQNVVRGMQVLLDAREKLDISWGSNGREQDANDAKLMECNAIEADRFVEYAPLIKRLWQDRGIRRAYERRREFQISDSVSYFLDEIERLAKPDYVPTHKDILHCRKATKGVYEFCVKVQNIPFVFVDVGGQRTQRQKWTRCFDTSVTSIIFLVSSSEFDQVLAEDRKTNRLEESKNIFDTIVNNNTFKGISIILFLNKTDLLEQKVRNPETDIRWYYPQFNGNPHSLLDVQNFMLQMFMSVRRSTSTSRIYHHFTTAIDTRNINVVFNSVKDTILQRNLNALMLQ, encoded by the exons ATGTCCAGAATTACATTGACCACGTTATCACACAGTGGAGGCTTAAGCAGTAGTAGTAGTAACAACAACGGCAATAACGACACACGCTCTGGGACGCTGACGCATCTAATGGAagagcatcagcagcagacGGGGACGAGAGCTGGAATGTCAGGCAGAGGATCGTCCGATAGTCCTGTTGCTGGTGGCTTGCTGTCAGATGGAGCAGATAGACTACGGCGACAGGGGAGTCGACTGCAGACGTCGCGATTCGCCTGCATGCGATGCTGCGGTAACTTTCTCACCTATTTGGTTCGATTGCGCAGCACACCTGAAGAACTGGAACAACGCTACAAATCCAAAGAAATCGATCGGTTTTTAGAAAAGGAGAAGCATACGTTTCGACGGCAG GTTAAATTGTTGCTCCTGGGCGCTGGCGAGTCTGGCAAATCAACCTTCCTCAAGCAGATGCGCATCATACATGGTGTGAATTTTGAGCCGGAGCTACTGCGCGAATACCAACAtgtgatataccaaaatgttgTAAGAG GTATGCAGGTCCTCCTCGATGCACGGGAAAAGTTGGACATCTCTTGGGGCAGCAATGGACGTGAGCAGGACGCTAATGACGCCAAATTAATGGAGTGCAATGCAATAGAGGCAGATCGATTTGTTGAATATGCGCCGCTTATCAAGCGACTTTGGCAGGATCGTGGCATTCGACGAGCCTACGAGCGACGACgagaatttcaaatt AGCGATTCGGTCAGTTACTTTTTAGACGAAATCGAGCGACTGGCAAAACCCGATTATGTGCCCACTCACAAAGATATTCTGCACTGCCGCAAAGCCACTAAAGGTGTCTACGAGTTTTGTGTCAAAGTTCAA AACATTCCATTTGTATTTGTCGATGTGGGCGGACAGCGTACACAGCGCCAAAAGTGGACTCGATGCTTTGATACCTCAGTTACGTCGATTATATTCTTAGTTTCCAGCTCAGAATTTGATCAAGTACTGGCAGAAGATAG aaaaaccaaTCGTCTGGAGGAGTCTAAAAACATTTTCGATACCATTGTGAATAATAACACATTCAAAggcatttcaataatattgtttttgaaCAAAACCGATTTGCTCGAGCAGAAAGTGCGCAATCCAGAGACTGATATACGCTGGTACTATCCACAGTTCAATGGTAATCCGCATTCACTCTTAGACGTACAGAACTTTATGCTGCAAATGTTTATGAGCGTGCGTCGCAGCACTAGCACCAGCCGGATCTATCATCACTTTACCACTGCCATAGACACGCGCAACATCAATGTGGTGTTCAATTCGGTGAAGGATACGATTCTACAGCGCAATCTTAATGCCCTAATGCTGCAGTAg
- the LOC117566067 gene encoding guanine nucleotide-binding protein subunit alpha homolog isoform X2: MSRITLTTLSHSGGLSSSSSNNNGNNDTRSGTLTHLMEEHQQQTGTRAGMSGRGSSDSPVAGGLLSDGADRLRRQGSRLQTSRFACMRCCGNFLTYLVRLRSTPEELEQRYKSKEIDRFLEKEKHTFRRQVKLLLLGAGESGKSTFLKQMRIIHGVNFEPELLREYQHVIYQNVVRGMQVLLDAREKLDISWGSNGREQDANDAKLMECNAIEADRFVEYAPLIKRLWQDRGIRRAYERRREFQISDSVSYFLDEIERLAKPDYVPTHKDILHCRKATKGVYEFCVKVQNIPFVFVDVGGQRTQRQKWTRCFDTSVTSIIFLVSSSEFDQVLAEDRLFLFFKEKPIVWRSLKTFSIPL, translated from the exons ATGTCCAGAATTACATTGACCACGTTATCACACAGTGGAGGCTTAAGCAGTAGTAGTAGTAACAACAACGGCAATAACGACACACGCTCTGGGACGCTGACGCATCTAATGGAagagcatcagcagcagacGGGGACGAGAGCTGGAATGTCAGGCAGAGGATCGTCCGATAGTCCTGTTGCTGGTGGCTTGCTGTCAGATGGAGCAGATAGACTACGGCGACAGGGGAGTCGACTGCAGACGTCGCGATTCGCCTGCATGCGATGCTGCGGTAACTTTCTCACCTATTTGGTTCGATTGCGCAGCACACCTGAAGAACTGGAACAACGCTACAAATCCAAAGAAATCGATCGGTTTTTAGAAAAGGAGAAGCATACGTTTCGACGGCAG GTTAAATTGTTGCTCCTGGGCGCTGGCGAGTCTGGCAAATCAACCTTCCTCAAGCAGATGCGCATCATACATGGTGTGAATTTTGAGCCGGAGCTACTGCGCGAATACCAACAtgtgatataccaaaatgttgTAAGAG GTATGCAGGTCCTCCTCGATGCACGGGAAAAGTTGGACATCTCTTGGGGCAGCAATGGACGTGAGCAGGACGCTAATGACGCCAAATTAATGGAGTGCAATGCAATAGAGGCAGATCGATTTGTTGAATATGCGCCGCTTATCAAGCGACTTTGGCAGGATCGTGGCATTCGACGAGCCTACGAGCGACGACgagaatttcaaatt AGCGATTCGGTCAGTTACTTTTTAGACGAAATCGAGCGACTGGCAAAACCCGATTATGTGCCCACTCACAAAGATATTCTGCACTGCCGCAAAGCCACTAAAGGTGTCTACGAGTTTTGTGTCAAAGTTCAA AACATTCCATTTGTATTTGTCGATGTGGGCGGACAGCGTACACAGCGCCAAAAGTGGACTCGATGCTTTGATACCTCAGTTACGTCGATTATATTCTTAGTTTCCAGCTCAGAATTTGATCAAGTACTGGCAGAAGATAG actatttttgttttttaaagaaaaaccaaTCGTCTGGAGGAGTCTAAAAACATTTTCGATACCATTGTGA
- the LOC117566069 gene encoding ras-related protein Rab-30 produces MEEYKFLFKIVLVGNAGVGKTCLVRRFTQGLFPPGQGATIGVDFMIKTVEVEGEKIKLQIWDTAGQERFRSITQSYYRSAHALILVYDISCQPTFDCLPDWLREIQEYANSKVLKILVGNKTDREDREIPTQIGEEFAKQHDMYFLETSAKEAENVERLFYEIAAELIGQARSKNGSSAAAAVAAHRQSDGNSSIGLGSFSVKAAQSNCCGGSNSSSNNSSSGDNNTSQAG; encoded by the coding sequence ATGGAAGAATACAAATTcctatttaaaattgtactcGTTGGTAACGCGGGCGTTGGCAAGACATGCCTGGTTCGACGCTTCACGCAGGGTCTTTTTCCACCTGGACAAGGCGCCACGATTGGCGTGGACTTTATGATCAAAACCGTGGAAGTGGAGGGCGAAAAGATTAAGCTGCAAATCTGGGATACAGCCGGGCAAGAACGCTTTCGCTCCATCACACAAAGTTACTACAGATCAGCGCACGCGCTTATACTGGTCTATGATATTAGCTGTCAGCCCACCTTCGACTGTTTACCGGACTGGCTGCGCGAAATTCAGGAGTATGCCAACTCAAAAGTGCTAAAGATTTTAGTGGGCAACAAGACAGATCGCGAAGATCGAGAGATACCCACTCAGATAGGCGAGGAGTTTGCAAAGCAACATGATATGTACTTCCTTGAAACGTCTGCGAAAGAGGCGGAGAACGTTGAGCGTCTCTTCTATGAGATTGCCGCTGAACTAATTGGACAAGCGCGGAGCAAGAATGGCAGTAGTGCCGCAGCGGCAGTTGCTGCCCATCGTCAATCGGATGGCAACAGTTCCATTGGCCTGGGCAGCTTCAGCGTCAAAGCAGCGCAAAGCAACTGCTGCGGGGGCTCAAATAGCTCATCaaataacagcagcagtggcGATAACAACACTAGTCAAGCCGGCTGA
- the LOC117566070 gene encoding RNA-binding protein 39 isoform X2, whose translation MWRNFAVIYLCNVSAGSAGRGRRRSGDSESVGHDDIDEDERYTENGTRSSNGNKKRSHRSRSRSGSRGARHRRSKDREREKDRASDRSSYREKDRDRDRDRDQRDNRYRDGKRSSRSREERSNDERRVGGSGRNERRSRDRRGSSKTIQRDNERKRSRSRDRRRRSRSREQQRKRMSPIRERRRSHSRSRDRNSRRRTSYSPRPYGGRGRGAGSGGVGGRSPPNGVGDRTPPTELSPEERDARTVFCIQLSQRVRARDLEEFFSSVGKVRDVRLITCNKTKRFKGIAYIEFEDPESVALALGLSGQRLLGVPIMVQHTQAEKNRLQSAPPPFQPKAHTGPMRLYVGSLHFNITEDMLRGIFEPFGKIDVIQLIMDTETGRSKGYGFITYHNADDAKKALEQLNGFELAGRPMKVGNVTERLDMNTSSLDTDEMDRSGIDLGATGRLQLMFKLAEGAGLAVPQAAANALLATAPQPAPVQQQQQAPSIATQCFILSNMFDPRTETNPTWDTEVRDDVLDECAKHGGVLHIHVDAVSPTGTVYVKCPSTTTAVLAVNSLHGRWFAGRVITAAYVPLINYHSMFPDAISAVDLIASTRKNADD comes from the exons atgtgGAGAAATTTCGCCGTGATCtacttatgt AACGTCAGTGCGGGCAGCGCTGGACGGGGACGCAGGCGCAGCGGTGACAGTGAGAGCGTTGGTCATGATGATATTGATGAGGATGAGCGTTACACTGAAAATGGAACACGTTCTTCGAACGGCAATAAAAAGCGCAGCCACCGCTCACG CAGTCGCAGTGGATCACGTGGTGCCAGACACAGACGCTCTAAGGATCGGGAGCGTGAAAAAGATCGCGCTAGTGATCGTAGCAGTTATCGCGAAAAAGATAGAGATCGTGATCGTGATCGTGATCAACGTGATAATCGCTATCGCGATGGCAAAAGAAGCAGCCGATCACGTGAAGAACGCTCTAATGATGAGAGACGTGTTGGCGGCAGTGGTCGCAATGAGCGTCGCTCTCGTGATCGTCGAGGTAGCAGTAAAACAATACAACGCGATAACGAACGCAAGCGCAGTCGCTCTCGCGATAGACGTCGTCGTAGCCGATCTCGCGAGCAGCAGCGTAAACGAATGAGTCCCATTCGCGAACGTCGGCGAAGCCATTCAAGGTCCAGAGATAGAAA CAGTCGCCGCCGAACCAGCTACTCACCTCGCCCATACGGTGGACGTGGTCGTGGAGCAGGAAGCGGTGGTGTCGGAGGCAGATCCCCACCGAATGGTGTTGGGGATCGCACACCACCCACTGAGCTGAGCCCTGAGGAGCGCGATGCACGCACCGTGTTCTGCATACAGCTATCGCAACGTGTGCGCGCCCGAGATCTGGAGGAATTCTTTTCTAGCGTTGGCAAAGTGCGCGATGTTCGCCTGATAACATGCAACAAAACCAAGCGCTTCAAAGGGATTGCATACATTGAGTTCGAAGATCCAGAGTCGGTGGCTTTGGCTCTTGGATTGTCCGGCCAACGATTGCTTGGTGTGCCCATAATGGTGCAGCACACACAAGCGGAAAAGAATCGACTACAGAGTGCGCCGCCCCCATTTCAGCCAAAAGCTCACACCGGACCCATGCGGCTATACGTCGGCTCGCTGCACTTCAACATCACAGAGGACATGTTGCGTGGTATATTCGAGCCATTTGGCAAAATTGATGTAATTCAACTGATTATGGATACTGAGACAGGTCGCTCCAAGGGTTACGGCTTCATAACG TATCATAATGCAGACGATGCTAAGAAGGCTTTGGAGCAGCTAAATGGTTTTGAATTGGCCGGCCGCCCAATGAAGGTGGGCAATGTAACAGAGCGCTTGGACATGAATACCAGCTCATTGGACACCGATGAGATGGACCGTAGTGGCATAGATCTTGGAGCAACGGGACGACTACAGCTTATGTTTAAGTTGGCTGAGGGTGCTGGTTTGGCTGTGCCACAGGCAGCAGCTAATGCCTTGCTAGCGACTGCTCCACAGCCAGCACcagtgcaacaacagcagcaggcccCATCTATTGCAACTCAATGCTTTATACTGTCCAATATGTTTGATCCGCGTACCGAAACAAATCCTACGTGGGATACGGAAGTACGTGACGATGTCCTAGATGAATGCGCCAAGCACGGAGGTGTTCTTCACATTCATGTAGACGCTGTTTCACCTACAGGCACTGTATATGTTAAATGtccaagcacaacaacagctgtgTTGGCAGTGAATTCGCTTCATGGACGCTGGTTTGCCGGACGCGTAATTACAGCGGCATATGTGCCCTTAATCAATTATCACTCCATGTTTCCGGATGCAATCAGCGCTGTTGATTTGATTGCATCAACGCGCAAAAATGCTGACGATTAA
- the LOC117566070 gene encoding RNA-binding protein 39 isoform X1 encodes MCVLQSTISVSVYANVSAGSAGRGRRRSGDSESVGHDDIDEDERYTENGTRSSNGNKKRSHRSRSRSGSRGARHRRSKDREREKDRASDRSSYREKDRDRDRDRDQRDNRYRDGKRSSRSREERSNDERRVGGSGRNERRSRDRRGSSKTIQRDNERKRSRSRDRRRRSRSREQQRKRMSPIRERRRSHSRSRDRNSRRRTSYSPRPYGGRGRGAGSGGVGGRSPPNGVGDRTPPTELSPEERDARTVFCIQLSQRVRARDLEEFFSSVGKVRDVRLITCNKTKRFKGIAYIEFEDPESVALALGLSGQRLLGVPIMVQHTQAEKNRLQSAPPPFQPKAHTGPMRLYVGSLHFNITEDMLRGIFEPFGKIDVIQLIMDTETGRSKGYGFITYHNADDAKKALEQLNGFELAGRPMKVGNVTERLDMNTSSLDTDEMDRSGIDLGATGRLQLMFKLAEGAGLAVPQAAANALLATAPQPAPVQQQQQAPSIATQCFILSNMFDPRTETNPTWDTEVRDDVLDECAKHGGVLHIHVDAVSPTGTVYVKCPSTTTAVLAVNSLHGRWFAGRVITAAYVPLINYHSMFPDAISAVDLIASTRKNADD; translated from the exons atgtgtgtgttacaATCTACCATATCAGTATCAGTATACGCG AACGTCAGTGCGGGCAGCGCTGGACGGGGACGCAGGCGCAGCGGTGACAGTGAGAGCGTTGGTCATGATGATATTGATGAGGATGAGCGTTACACTGAAAATGGAACACGTTCTTCGAACGGCAATAAAAAGCGCAGCCACCGCTCACG CAGTCGCAGTGGATCACGTGGTGCCAGACACAGACGCTCTAAGGATCGGGAGCGTGAAAAAGATCGCGCTAGTGATCGTAGCAGTTATCGCGAAAAAGATAGAGATCGTGATCGTGATCGTGATCAACGTGATAATCGCTATCGCGATGGCAAAAGAAGCAGCCGATCACGTGAAGAACGCTCTAATGATGAGAGACGTGTTGGCGGCAGTGGTCGCAATGAGCGTCGCTCTCGTGATCGTCGAGGTAGCAGTAAAACAATACAACGCGATAACGAACGCAAGCGCAGTCGCTCTCGCGATAGACGTCGTCGTAGCCGATCTCGCGAGCAGCAGCGTAAACGAATGAGTCCCATTCGCGAACGTCGGCGAAGCCATTCAAGGTCCAGAGATAGAAA CAGTCGCCGCCGAACCAGCTACTCACCTCGCCCATACGGTGGACGTGGTCGTGGAGCAGGAAGCGGTGGTGTCGGAGGCAGATCCCCACCGAATGGTGTTGGGGATCGCACACCACCCACTGAGCTGAGCCCTGAGGAGCGCGATGCACGCACCGTGTTCTGCATACAGCTATCGCAACGTGTGCGCGCCCGAGATCTGGAGGAATTCTTTTCTAGCGTTGGCAAAGTGCGCGATGTTCGCCTGATAACATGCAACAAAACCAAGCGCTTCAAAGGGATTGCATACATTGAGTTCGAAGATCCAGAGTCGGTGGCTTTGGCTCTTGGATTGTCCGGCCAACGATTGCTTGGTGTGCCCATAATGGTGCAGCACACACAAGCGGAAAAGAATCGACTACAGAGTGCGCCGCCCCCATTTCAGCCAAAAGCTCACACCGGACCCATGCGGCTATACGTCGGCTCGCTGCACTTCAACATCACAGAGGACATGTTGCGTGGTATATTCGAGCCATTTGGCAAAATTGATGTAATTCAACTGATTATGGATACTGAGACAGGTCGCTCCAAGGGTTACGGCTTCATAACG TATCATAATGCAGACGATGCTAAGAAGGCTTTGGAGCAGCTAAATGGTTTTGAATTGGCCGGCCGCCCAATGAAGGTGGGCAATGTAACAGAGCGCTTGGACATGAATACCAGCTCATTGGACACCGATGAGATGGACCGTAGTGGCATAGATCTTGGAGCAACGGGACGACTACAGCTTATGTTTAAGTTGGCTGAGGGTGCTGGTTTGGCTGTGCCACAGGCAGCAGCTAATGCCTTGCTAGCGACTGCTCCACAGCCAGCACcagtgcaacaacagcagcaggcccCATCTATTGCAACTCAATGCTTTATACTGTCCAATATGTTTGATCCGCGTACCGAAACAAATCCTACGTGGGATACGGAAGTACGTGACGATGTCCTAGATGAATGCGCCAAGCACGGAGGTGTTCTTCACATTCATGTAGACGCTGTTTCACCTACAGGCACTGTATATGTTAAATGtccaagcacaacaacagctgtgTTGGCAGTGAATTCGCTTCATGGACGCTGGTTTGCCGGACGCGTAATTACAGCGGCATATGTGCCCTTAATCAATTATCACTCCATGTTTCCGGATGCAATCAGCGCTGTTGATTTGATTGCATCAACGCGCAAAAATGCTGACGATTAA